A genomic segment from Conger conger chromosome 2, fConCon1.1, whole genome shotgun sequence encodes:
- the LOC133121357 gene encoding glucagon receptor-like, whose protein sequence is MSQLILLLTLLITQVSSNKILKVVMEQWMSYKNECIHNITSEPPATAVVCNRTFDNYACWPDGPPGTTVNVPCPWYLPWHRKDGQWSPKNTSDCEQDDREQQRYGRILSKFRAMYTVGYSLSLGALVLALGILVAFRKLHCMRNNIHMNLFSSFILRALSILIKDALLDTPTLNIRRDVAPDYQVEHWANTAAGCRIAMVMMQYSIMANNYWLLVEGIYLHNLLVVTVFTERNYFNIYLCIGWGAPLMFVLPWITAKYLYENEECWERNINMGYWWIIRSPILFAVLVNFFIFIRIIKILMSKLKAHQMRYTDYKFRLAKSTLTLIPLLGIHVVLFIFVTDDHTPNGSLRLIKLFYNLFFNSFQGLLVAILYCFVNKEVQSEMLKRWRRWKLGKDIEEEYRHTHSQTPHVKSGSVAAPPPDPPDPPDPPEPPDLSLSADGDDSRQLVSGRCQNGTGKAKPPRPLFPDPPVEGASSCSTLAEDISLQERTQCLRSPAGGAESNF, encoded by the exons ATGTCACAGCTGATCCTCCTACTGACGCTGCTCATCACACAG gtATCTTCAAATAAAATCCTAAAGGTTGTGATGGAACAATGGATGAGCTACAAGAATGAGTGCATCCACAACATCACCAGCGAACCACCTGCCACAG CTGTGGTGTGCAACCGAACTTTCGACAATTACGCCTGTTGGCCTGACGGCCCGCCTGGCACCACGGTCAATGTTCCCTGCCCCTGGTACCTGCCGTGGCATCGCAAAG ATGGGCAGTGGTCTCCTAAGAACACCAGTGACTGTGAACAGGATGACCGGGAACAG cagCGGTACGGGAGGATCCTCAGTAAGTTCAGGGCAATGTACACAGTGGGCTACTCCCTGTCCCTGGGAGCTCTGGTGCTGGCTCTGGGCATCCTGGTGGCCTTCAG AAAACTCCACTGCATGCGAAACAACATCCACATGAACCTGTTCTCCTCCTTCATCCTTCGGGCCCTCTCCATCCTCATCAAGGACGCCCTGCTGGACACACCCACCCTCAACATCAGGCGGGACGTCGCCCCCGACTACCAGGTGGAGCACTGGGCCAAC ACGGCTGCCGGATGTCGTATTGCCATGGTGATGATGCAGTACAGTATCATGGCCAATAACTACTGGCTGTTGGTGGAGGGGATCTACCTACACAACCTGCTGGTCGTCACTGTCTTCACTGAGAGAAACTACTTCAACATCTACTTGTGCATCGGCTGGG GGGCCCCTCTGATGTTTGTGCTGCCCTGGATCACTGCCAAATACCTGTACGAGAACGAGGA GTGCTGGGAGAGGAATATCAACATGGGCTACTGGTGGATCATCCGGTCACCTATCCTGTTTGCAGTGCTA gTGAACTTCTTCATATTCATCCGCATCATTAAGATCCTCATGTCCAAGCTGAAGGCCCACCAGATGAGATACACCGACTACAAGTTCCG CCTGGCTAAGTCCACTCTCACTCTGATTCCTCTGTTGGGGATTCACGTGGTGCTGTTCATCTTTGTGACGGATGACCACACCCCTAACGGATCCCTCCGCCTCATCAAGCTCTTCTACAACCTCTTCTTCAACTCCTTCCAG GGTCTGCTGGTAGCCATCCTGTACTGCTTTGTCAACAAGGAA gttcaGTCTGAGATGCTGAAGCGGTGGAGGCGGTGGAAGTTGGGGAAGGACATAGAGGAGgagtacagacacacccacagccaGACGCCCCACGTGAAGAGTGGCAGTGTGGCGGCGCCCCCCCCCGACCCGCCggacccccccgacccccccgaGCCCCCggacctctccctctccgccgaCGGGGACGACAGCCGGCAGCTGGTGTCGGGCCGCTGCCAGAACGGCACCGGCAAGGCCAAGCCCCCCCGCCCGCTGTTCCCCGACCCGCCCGTGGAGGGCGCCAGCAGCTGCAGCACCCTCGCCGAGGACATCAGCCTGCAGGAGCGCACGCAGTGCCTCCGCagcccagcagggggcgccgaGAGCAACTTTTGA